The following are encoded in a window of Acropora muricata isolate sample 2 chromosome 6, ASM3666990v1, whole genome shotgun sequence genomic DNA:
- the LOC136921188 gene encoding lipoyl amidotransferase LIPT1, mitochondrial-like isoform X2 gives MSWIPFGVALNKFICFRCRSFSLWKGEISVYRSLSHNPFENLAFEDWLYLNADLANRRILFLWRNEPTIVIGRHQNPWAECCVESLKQHNVHLARRKSGGGTVYHDLGNVNLSFFTPRKLYNRKENLALIVQVLQERWKLRVKASCRDDIVIDEKFKISGSSSKLGQAVAYHHCTLLLNVNEWFLKSLLQPSYVDISSKATQSIRSSIMNLATKDQTLEFHSVTDAIAQMFCQTYAPGRNVKLLEVLPTNENQFPGITAMTKELQEWQWTYGKTPRFTVTFSTNIASNDISMKITSYHGLVENTSIHCDDSGIQALFTDLVDGLKVS, from the exons ATGAGTTGGATTCCTTTTGGGGTGGCATTAAACaaattcatttgttttagaTGTCGTTCGTTTTCGCTGTGGAAAGGTGAG ATCTCAGTGTATAGGTCTTTATCTCACAACCCTTTTGAAAACTTGGCTTTTGAAGATTG GCTGTATCTCAATGCTGACTTAGCAAATAGGAGAATTCTCTTCTTGTGGAGGAATGAGCCAACA ATTGTGATAGGAAGGCATCAG aacccATGGGCCGAATGCTGTGTAGAAAGTTTGAAGCAACATAATGTTCATTTAGCTAGGAGAAAGAGTGGAGGTGGAACAGTTTACCAT GATCTAGGGAATGTCAATTTGTCATTCTTTACACCTCGCAAGTTGTACAACAGGAAAGAAAACTTAGCTCTCATTGTTCAAGTGCTGCAAGAGAGATGGAAACTGCGTGTCAAAGCTTCTTGTAGGGATGATATTGTGATTGACGAAAAGTTTA AAATCTCTGGATCTTCTTCAAAACTCGGTCAAGCTGTAGCCTATCATCACTGCACTTTGCTTTTGAATGTCAATGAATGGTTTCTCAAATCTCTTCTTCAACCCTCTTAT GTAGACATCTCCAGTAAAGCTACACAAAGTATCAGGTCCAGCATCATGAACTTAGCAACCAAAGATCAAACATTAGAATTTCACAGTGTGACAGATGCAATTGCACAAATGTTTTGTCAGACCTATGCTCCTGGAAGGAATGTGAAG TTGTTGGAAGTCTTgccaaccaatgagaatcagtTCCCTGGAATAACAGCTATGACAAAGGAGCTCCAG GAATGGCAATGGACCTATGGTAAAACACCAAGATTTACTGTGACATTTTCAACCAACATTGCTTCTAATGATATT TCCATGAAAATTACTTCATATCATGGTTTAGTGGAAAACACATCTATTCATTGTGATGACAGTGGAATTCAGGCGCTGTTCACAGATCTTGTTGATGGATTAAAAG TCTCTTGA
- the LOC136921184 gene encoding kinesin-like protein KIF18A isoform X2, which translates to MVQPSSRRRSQREGNSNMKVVVRVRPLNSVEVSKQSSTSVRVMDERVLVFDPKDDSIDYFQGDQRRRKSQFLTRRARDLRFMFDRVFDRGASNRDVFEQTTNTIIDGVLGGYNCSVFAYGATGAGKTFTMLGDSTNPGVMFLTMMELYSKINASKDEKSSDVAVSYLEVYNETIRDLLMPGQPLAVREDPVRGVCVSGLTLHKPVSAEELLGMLEFGNNNRTQHPTDANAQSSRSHAVFQVFVRQRDRTASLKAKFTMGKMSLIDLAGSERAIVTSNSGARFREGANINKSLLALGNCINALSDKENKAGHIPYRDSKLTRLLKDSLGGNCRTVMIAAVSPSDLSYEDTYNTLKYADRAMNIKCKVIKNEVSVDMHVSRYAKIVEELRLEISDLKSRLFGSESAAPVVAVKSAESNKQNVEEIQKLKSSLQCVIKERMVVRRNIIDIEAAERDLQEKRFRKERTLKRMQMVCVEGERLYQAEKKMQSYTDAVKSKQNYLGSKKADFQTQIARNDTWLKRIHSEIMLESDADAKDQLEQCHSVAELQLDNKELRRDCQLYKRHIAAQEKDAQNTESLLLKVLSLVKRQFFLLKGVGLATQDLTEEHNNIIDLVESQHKVTWADQSLKENDIADVSFMLQSFLLSSTGTPQTKTPIRKRRFNTPVFDLTTPCQGALSVSVDAKRTFASSATANMPAEDINLANTCISLTKRFEAFSPAAESVKTMGQSSTGQGPIAPSIVISGVQPNRKDVPVTPFREPLSLAHSTSPATLRTPINLNKLSKFSATSSTPLRIGCWADKPTVEDTKGKMCSAKPLRESNSLDISGMLPLQQSLEDKEQSVKPVSQMKRPPVNDPLSTPLRELPVNKKTEIKGQLPSILSQLTNPLSKDKSKNQQKSKDMMPKRVSKATKENENVQLSKTPLRSSSSVLELDRLHSKKIKKHINGLRRAVSSTSIGTSRTFAPRSSAIYQNLPKTKI; encoded by the exons ATGGTTCAACCTTCCTCAAGAAGAAGATCACAACGAGAGGGGAACAGTAACATGAAAGTTGTTGTTCGAGTGCGGCCATTAAACAGCGTAGAAGTCAGTAAACAGTCTTCCACGTCCGTGCGTGTGATGGACGAACGCGTTCTCGTTTTCGACCCGAAGGACGATTCAATTGATTATTTTCAGGGAGATCAGAGAAGAAGGAAGTCTCAATTCTTGACAAGACGAGCAAGAGACTTAAGATTCATGTTCGATCGAGTGTTCGATAGAGGGGCCAGCAATAGAGATGTTTTCGAACAGACAACTAATACCATCATCGATGGAGTTCTCGGTGGATACAACTGTTCTGTGTTCGCGTATGGAGCTACAGGGGCAGGGAAAACATTTACAATGTTAGGAGATTCCACTAACCCTGGAGTTATGTTTTTGACTATGATGGAATTGTACAGCAAAATCAACGCCTCCAAAGACGAGAAAAGTTCTGATGTGGCGGTATCCTATCTTGAG GTTTATAATGAGACAATTAGAGATCTTCTTATGCCAGGCCAGCCACTCGCTGTACGTGAGGATCCAGTGAGAGGGGTGTGTGTCAGTGGTCTTACACTTCACAAG CCTGTATCAGCAGAAGAGCTGCTTGGGATGCTGGAATTTGGAAATAACAACAGGACGCAGCATCCCACGGATGCAAATGCTCAATCCTCAAGGTCGCATGCTGTGTTTCAG GTATTTGTGAGACAAAGGGACCGAACAGCAAGTTTAAAGGCCAAATTCACCATGGGAAAAATGTCCCTGATTGACTTGGCAGGATCAGAGCGTGCTATAGTCACCTCCAATAGTGGTGCCCGGTTTAGAGAAGGTGCTAACATAAACAAGTCTTTGCTTGCCCTTGGAAACTGCATTAACGCTCTTTCTGATAAAGAG AACAAGGCTGGACATATTCCATACAGAGATAGCAAGTTAACAAGACTCCTTAAAGACTCCCTGGGAGGAAACTGCAGGACTGTTATGATTGCAGCTGTCAG TCCATCAGACCTGAGTTATGAAGACACATATAATACACTGAAGTACGCTGACCGTGCTATGAACATAAAATGCAAAGTCATAAAAAATGAGGTGTCAGTTGACATGCATGTCAGTCGTTACGCCAAGATAGTTGAGGAGCTCAGACTAGAG ATTTCAGATCTCAAAAGCAGACTCTTTGGATCTGAATCTGCTGCACCTGTTGTGGCCGTGAAATCTGCAGAATCTAACAAACAGAATGTTGAAGAGATACAAAA GTTAAAGTCAAGCCTTCAATGTGTGATAAAAGAGCGAATGGTTGTGAGAAGGAACATTATTGATATTGAAGCTGCAGAAAGGGATCTCCAAGAAAAACGTTTCAGAAAG GAGAGAACTCTAAAACGAATGCAAATGGTTTGTGTTGAAGGAGAGCGACTTTATCAG GCAGAGAAAAAGATGCAATCATACACAGATGCagtaaaatcaaaacaaaattaccttgGATCGAAAAAGGCAGATTTTCAAACACAAATAGCCAGGAATGACACTTGGCTGAAGCGGATCCATTCTGAGATTATGCTTGAATCAGATGCAGATGCAAAAGATCAATTGGAGCAATGTCATTCTGTGGCAGAGTTACAACTGGATAATAAGGAGCTTCGAAGGGACTGTCAACTTTATAAGAGACACATTGCAGCACAGGAAAAAGATGCTCAGAATACAGAAAG TTTGCTGTTGAAGGTGCTCAGCTTGGTCAAGAGACAGTTCTTCCTTTTGAAGGGTGTAGGCCTTGCTACTCAGGACCTGACCGAGGAACACAACAACATCATTGATTTGGTTGAATCTCAGCATAAAGTGACCTGGGCAGATCAGAGTCTGAAAGAAAATGACATTGCTGATGTGTCCTTTATGTTGCAGAGCTTCCTGTTATCAAGTACAG GAACACCACAAACAAAAACACCCATTAGGAAACGCAGGTTCAACACACCAGTTTTTGACCTAACAACGCCATGCCAGGGTGCTTTGTCTGTCTCAGTTGATGCAAAAAGGACATTTGCATCCTCAGCTACAGCAAATATGCCAGCAGAGGACATCAATCTTGCAAATACATGCATTTCCCTGACTAAAAGGTTTGAGGCCTTTTCTCCTGCAGCAGAGTCTGTCAAAACAATGGGACAAAGTTCTACAGGACAAGGGCCCATTGCTCCATCAATTGTTATCTCTGGTGTTCAACCAAACAGGAAGGATGTACCGGTGACACCTTTTAGGGAACCATTATCTCTCGCACATTCTACATCTCCTGCAACGCTGCGGACTCCAATAAATTTGAATAAACTATCAAAATTTTCTGCAACAAGTAGCACTCCTCTCAGAATTGGTTGCTGGGCTGATAAACCCACTGTGGAGGATACAAAAGGCAAGATGTGCAGTGCAAAACCCTTGAGAGAATCAAACAGCCTTGATATCTCTGGAATGCTGCCACTTCAACAAAGTCTTGAAGACAAGGAACAGTCTGTGAAGCCAGTATCACAG ATGAAAAGACCTCCTGTGAATGATCCGCTGTCAACACCTCTCAGAGAACTGCCAGTCAACAAGAAGACAGAGATTAAAGGTCAACTGCCTTCAATTTTGTCCCAATTAACAAATCCTCTTAGTAAAG ACAAATCTAAAAACCAGCAGAAGAGCAAAGATATGATGCCAAAAAG GGTTAGCAAagctacaaaagaaaatgaaaatgtgcaGCTGTCAAAGACGCCTTTACGATCATCATCCAGCGTCTTAGAGCTTGACAGACTCCAttcaaagaaaatcaagaagcACATAAATGGTTTGAGAAGAGCAGTGAGCAGTACCAGCATTGGGACAAGCAGAACTTTTGCCCCAAGATCATC TGCCATTTACCAGAACTTACCAAAAACAAAGATTTGA
- the LOC136921188 gene encoding lipoyl amidotransferase LIPT1, mitochondrial-like isoform X1 yields the protein MSWIPFGVALNKFICFRCRSFSLWKGEISVYRSLSHNPFENLAFEDWLYLNADLANRRILFLWRNEPTIVIGRHQNPWAECCVESLKQHNVHLARRKSGGGTVYHDLGNVNLSFFTPRKLYNRKENLALIVQVLQERWKLRVKASCRDDIVIDEKFKISGSSSKLGQAVAYHHCTLLLNVNEWFLKSLLQPSYVDISSKATQSIRSSIMNLATKDQTLEFHSVTDAIAQMFCQTYAPGRNVKLLEVLPTNENQFPGITAMTKELQEWQWTYGKTPRFTVTFSTNIASNDISMKITSYHGLVENTSIHCDDSGIQALFTDLVDGLKGVRFDCGDVKLALNDYINSASLTFLDRKSCYQFTNWIVSVL from the exons ATGAGTTGGATTCCTTTTGGGGTGGCATTAAACaaattcatttgttttagaTGTCGTTCGTTTTCGCTGTGGAAAGGTGAG ATCTCAGTGTATAGGTCTTTATCTCACAACCCTTTTGAAAACTTGGCTTTTGAAGATTG GCTGTATCTCAATGCTGACTTAGCAAATAGGAGAATTCTCTTCTTGTGGAGGAATGAGCCAACA ATTGTGATAGGAAGGCATCAG aacccATGGGCCGAATGCTGTGTAGAAAGTTTGAAGCAACATAATGTTCATTTAGCTAGGAGAAAGAGTGGAGGTGGAACAGTTTACCAT GATCTAGGGAATGTCAATTTGTCATTCTTTACACCTCGCAAGTTGTACAACAGGAAAGAAAACTTAGCTCTCATTGTTCAAGTGCTGCAAGAGAGATGGAAACTGCGTGTCAAAGCTTCTTGTAGGGATGATATTGTGATTGACGAAAAGTTTA AAATCTCTGGATCTTCTTCAAAACTCGGTCAAGCTGTAGCCTATCATCACTGCACTTTGCTTTTGAATGTCAATGAATGGTTTCTCAAATCTCTTCTTCAACCCTCTTAT GTAGACATCTCCAGTAAAGCTACACAAAGTATCAGGTCCAGCATCATGAACTTAGCAACCAAAGATCAAACATTAGAATTTCACAGTGTGACAGATGCAATTGCACAAATGTTTTGTCAGACCTATGCTCCTGGAAGGAATGTGAAG TTGTTGGAAGTCTTgccaaccaatgagaatcagtTCCCTGGAATAACAGCTATGACAAAGGAGCTCCAG GAATGGCAATGGACCTATGGTAAAACACCAAGATTTACTGTGACATTTTCAACCAACATTGCTTCTAATGATATT TCCATGAAAATTACTTCATATCATGGTTTAGTGGAAAACACATCTATTCATTGTGATGACAGTGGAATTCAGGCGCTGTTCACAGATCTTGTTGATGGATTAAAAG gTGTGAGATTTGATTGTGGTGATGTGAAGTTAGCACTGAATGATTACATCAACTCTGCCTCTCTTACATTTTTAGATAGGAAGTCATGTTATCAATTTACAAATTGGATTGTAAGTGTTTTATGA
- the LOC136921184 gene encoding kinesin-like protein KIF18A isoform X1 — MVQPSSRRRSQREGNSNMKVVVRVRPLNSVEVSKQSSTSVRVMDERVLVFDPKDDSIDYFQGDQRRRKSQFLTRRARDLRFMFDRVFDRGASNRDVFEQTTNTIIDGVLGGYNCSVFAYGATGAGKTFTMLGDSTNPGVMFLTMMELYSKINASKDEKSSDVAVSYLEVYNETIRDLLMPGQPLAVREDPVRGVCVSGLTLHKPVSAEELLGMLEFGNNNRTQHPTDANAQSSRSHAVFQVFVRQRDRTASLKAKFTMGKMSLIDLAGSERAIVTSNSGARFREGANINKSLLALGNCINALSDKENKAGHIPYRDSKLTRLLKDSLGGNCRTVMIAAVSPSDLSYEDTYNTLKYADRAMNIKCKVIKNEVSVDMHVSRYAKIVEELRLEISDLKSRLFGSESAAPVVAVKSAESNKQNVEEIQKLKSSLQCVIKERMVVRRNIIDIEAAERDLQEKRFRKERTLKRMQMVCVEGERLYQAEKKMQSYTDAVKSKQNYLGSKKADFQTQIARNDTWLKRIHSEIMLESDADAKDQLEQCHSVAELQLDNKELRRDCQLYKRHIAAQEKDAQNTESLLLKVLSLVKRQFFLLKGVGLATQDLTEEHNNIIDLVESQHKVTWADQSLKENDIADVSFMLQSFLLSSTGTPQTKTPIRKRRFNTPVFDLTTPCQGALSVSVDAKRTFASSATANMPAEDINLANTCISLTKRFEAFSPAAESVKTMGQSSTGQGPIAPSIVISGVQPNRKDVPVTPFREPLSLAHSTSPATLRTPINLNKLSKFSATSSTPLRIGCWADKPTVEDTKGKMCSAKPLRESNSLDISGMLPLQQSLEDKEQSVKPVSQMKRPPVNDPLSTPLRELPVNKKTEIKGQLPSILSQLTNPLSKDKSKNQQKSKDMMPKRVSKATKENENVQLSKTPLRSSSSVLELDRLHSKKIKKHINGLRRAVSSTSIGTSRTFAPRSSPQKSKHLNLQPFTARPRWQ, encoded by the exons ATGGTTCAACCTTCCTCAAGAAGAAGATCACAACGAGAGGGGAACAGTAACATGAAAGTTGTTGTTCGAGTGCGGCCATTAAACAGCGTAGAAGTCAGTAAACAGTCTTCCACGTCCGTGCGTGTGATGGACGAACGCGTTCTCGTTTTCGACCCGAAGGACGATTCAATTGATTATTTTCAGGGAGATCAGAGAAGAAGGAAGTCTCAATTCTTGACAAGACGAGCAAGAGACTTAAGATTCATGTTCGATCGAGTGTTCGATAGAGGGGCCAGCAATAGAGATGTTTTCGAACAGACAACTAATACCATCATCGATGGAGTTCTCGGTGGATACAACTGTTCTGTGTTCGCGTATGGAGCTACAGGGGCAGGGAAAACATTTACAATGTTAGGAGATTCCACTAACCCTGGAGTTATGTTTTTGACTATGATGGAATTGTACAGCAAAATCAACGCCTCCAAAGACGAGAAAAGTTCTGATGTGGCGGTATCCTATCTTGAG GTTTATAATGAGACAATTAGAGATCTTCTTATGCCAGGCCAGCCACTCGCTGTACGTGAGGATCCAGTGAGAGGGGTGTGTGTCAGTGGTCTTACACTTCACAAG CCTGTATCAGCAGAAGAGCTGCTTGGGATGCTGGAATTTGGAAATAACAACAGGACGCAGCATCCCACGGATGCAAATGCTCAATCCTCAAGGTCGCATGCTGTGTTTCAG GTATTTGTGAGACAAAGGGACCGAACAGCAAGTTTAAAGGCCAAATTCACCATGGGAAAAATGTCCCTGATTGACTTGGCAGGATCAGAGCGTGCTATAGTCACCTCCAATAGTGGTGCCCGGTTTAGAGAAGGTGCTAACATAAACAAGTCTTTGCTTGCCCTTGGAAACTGCATTAACGCTCTTTCTGATAAAGAG AACAAGGCTGGACATATTCCATACAGAGATAGCAAGTTAACAAGACTCCTTAAAGACTCCCTGGGAGGAAACTGCAGGACTGTTATGATTGCAGCTGTCAG TCCATCAGACCTGAGTTATGAAGACACATATAATACACTGAAGTACGCTGACCGTGCTATGAACATAAAATGCAAAGTCATAAAAAATGAGGTGTCAGTTGACATGCATGTCAGTCGTTACGCCAAGATAGTTGAGGAGCTCAGACTAGAG ATTTCAGATCTCAAAAGCAGACTCTTTGGATCTGAATCTGCTGCACCTGTTGTGGCCGTGAAATCTGCAGAATCTAACAAACAGAATGTTGAAGAGATACAAAA GTTAAAGTCAAGCCTTCAATGTGTGATAAAAGAGCGAATGGTTGTGAGAAGGAACATTATTGATATTGAAGCTGCAGAAAGGGATCTCCAAGAAAAACGTTTCAGAAAG GAGAGAACTCTAAAACGAATGCAAATGGTTTGTGTTGAAGGAGAGCGACTTTATCAG GCAGAGAAAAAGATGCAATCATACACAGATGCagtaaaatcaaaacaaaattaccttgGATCGAAAAAGGCAGATTTTCAAACACAAATAGCCAGGAATGACACTTGGCTGAAGCGGATCCATTCTGAGATTATGCTTGAATCAGATGCAGATGCAAAAGATCAATTGGAGCAATGTCATTCTGTGGCAGAGTTACAACTGGATAATAAGGAGCTTCGAAGGGACTGTCAACTTTATAAGAGACACATTGCAGCACAGGAAAAAGATGCTCAGAATACAGAAAG TTTGCTGTTGAAGGTGCTCAGCTTGGTCAAGAGACAGTTCTTCCTTTTGAAGGGTGTAGGCCTTGCTACTCAGGACCTGACCGAGGAACACAACAACATCATTGATTTGGTTGAATCTCAGCATAAAGTGACCTGGGCAGATCAGAGTCTGAAAGAAAATGACATTGCTGATGTGTCCTTTATGTTGCAGAGCTTCCTGTTATCAAGTACAG GAACACCACAAACAAAAACACCCATTAGGAAACGCAGGTTCAACACACCAGTTTTTGACCTAACAACGCCATGCCAGGGTGCTTTGTCTGTCTCAGTTGATGCAAAAAGGACATTTGCATCCTCAGCTACAGCAAATATGCCAGCAGAGGACATCAATCTTGCAAATACATGCATTTCCCTGACTAAAAGGTTTGAGGCCTTTTCTCCTGCAGCAGAGTCTGTCAAAACAATGGGACAAAGTTCTACAGGACAAGGGCCCATTGCTCCATCAATTGTTATCTCTGGTGTTCAACCAAACAGGAAGGATGTACCGGTGACACCTTTTAGGGAACCATTATCTCTCGCACATTCTACATCTCCTGCAACGCTGCGGACTCCAATAAATTTGAATAAACTATCAAAATTTTCTGCAACAAGTAGCACTCCTCTCAGAATTGGTTGCTGGGCTGATAAACCCACTGTGGAGGATACAAAAGGCAAGATGTGCAGTGCAAAACCCTTGAGAGAATCAAACAGCCTTGATATCTCTGGAATGCTGCCACTTCAACAAAGTCTTGAAGACAAGGAACAGTCTGTGAAGCCAGTATCACAG ATGAAAAGACCTCCTGTGAATGATCCGCTGTCAACACCTCTCAGAGAACTGCCAGTCAACAAGAAGACAGAGATTAAAGGTCAACTGCCTTCAATTTTGTCCCAATTAACAAATCCTCTTAGTAAAG ACAAATCTAAAAACCAGCAGAAGAGCAAAGATATGATGCCAAAAAG GGTTAGCAAagctacaaaagaaaatgaaaatgtgcaGCTGTCAAAGACGCCTTTACGATCATCATCCAGCGTCTTAGAGCTTGACAGACTCCAttcaaagaaaatcaagaagcACATAAATGGTTTGAGAAGAGCAGTGAGCAGTACCAGCATTGGGACAAGCAGAACTTTTGCCCCAAGATCATC ACCCCAGAAAAGTAAGCATTTGAATTTGCAACCTTTCACAGCAAGACCAAGATGGCAATAG